In Blautia sp. SC05B48, a single genomic region encodes these proteins:
- a CDS encoding DUF5688 family protein: MEKGYETFVTDLRKLLLAAMDLREEEIYFSNDGEKYGCLGDRLFVESGHMEKAKTVCGLHTEELYKRYCQEHSFENIVHDCVREIKKVSENCVLCDLDDLKDYEKVKSRLFIRLLNADKNRTILKELVHHKIGDIALVVYYLAGEKEGYVLSAKIKKSFVEKWGKDADTVFEAALINTYFISPPRIYHWEKMLFDKTYEGDNFMDILGTYHPNKGIAGNCLSTEKRTNGAAAIFLPGVARRLSELLGSDLYLVFTSVHEVMVHNADVVYPEDLKEVLSDTLEKATPEEDYLTSSIYRYSRRSGEFSVELK, encoded by the coding sequence ATGGAAAAAGGTTATGAAACTTTTGTCACGGACCTGAGAAAGCTTCTTCTTGCGGCTATGGATCTGCGGGAAGAAGAAATTTATTTTTCAAACGATGGAGAAAAATATGGCTGTTTGGGAGATAGGCTATTTGTAGAAAGTGGTCATATGGAAAAGGCAAAAACAGTCTGCGGGTTGCATACAGAAGAGCTTTATAAAAGGTACTGTCAGGAACATTCTTTTGAAAATATCGTTCATGATTGTGTTAGGGAGATAAAAAAAGTCAGTGAAAATTGTGTGCTATGTGATTTGGACGATCTGAAAGATTATGAGAAGGTAAAAAGCAGACTTTTTATTCGACTTCTGAATGCAGATAAAAACAGGACTATACTGAAGGAGCTGGTTCATCACAAAATCGGAGATATTGCTTTAGTGGTTTATTATCTTGCAGGAGAAAAAGAGGGATATGTTCTGAGTGCAAAGATCAAGAAAAGTTTTGTGGAGAAATGGGGAAAAGATGCGGATACTGTTTTCGAAGCTGCTCTAATAAATACATATTTTATCAGCCCACCAAGAATCTATCATTGGGAAAAAATGCTGTTTGATAAGACGTACGAAGGAGATAATTTCATGGATATCCTTGGAACATACCATCCAAATAAAGGGATTGCCGGGAATTGCCTGAGTACAGAAAAGCGTACTAATGGAGCGGCAGCAATCTTTTTGCCCGGGGTAGCCAGACGTCTTTCTGAACTTCTGGGGTCAGACCTGTATCTGGTTTTTACCAGTGTTCATGAAGTAATGGTCCATAATGCGGATGTGGTTTATCCGGAAGATTTGAAAGAAGTTCTAAGTGATACGCTCGAGAAAGCAACTCCGGAAGAAGATTATCTGACATCTTCCATTTATCGATACAGCAGAAGGAGTGGTGAATTCTCTGTGGAATTGAAATGA
- a CDS encoding ABC transporter ATP-binding protein has protein sequence MLKLIDIHKTFNPGTINEKVALNGVDLHLNEGDFVTVIGGNGAGKSTMLNAVAGAWPVDSGKIIIGGTDVTKLSEYKRAAYLGRVFQDPMTGTAATMGIEENLALAKRRGKSRLLRPGITRQEREEYHELLKILGLGLEDRLTSKVGLLSGGQRQALTLLMATLKKPQLLLLDEHTAALDPKTAAKVLEITDMIVTRDHLTTMMITHNMRDAITHGNRLIMMWEGKIILDIQGEEKKKLTVKDLLDKFEEASGEEFSNDSALLS, from the coding sequence ATGCTGAAACTGATCGATATACATAAAACATTTAATCCGGGCACCATCAATGAAAAGGTTGCTTTAAACGGCGTGGATCTTCATCTGAACGAAGGTGATTTTGTTACAGTCATCGGAGGAAACGGTGCCGGAAAATCCACTATGCTGAATGCAGTTGCCGGTGCCTGGCCTGTAGATTCCGGAAAGATCATTATCGGTGGAACCGATGTCACAAAACTTTCAGAATATAAAAGAGCCGCGTATCTTGGCCGTGTATTCCAGGATCCTATGACCGGAACTGCTGCAACTATGGGAATTGAAGAAAATCTTGCTCTTGCCAAACGCCGCGGAAAATCTCGCCTTCTCCGTCCGGGCATTACCCGTCAGGAACGGGAAGAATATCACGAACTCCTGAAGATTCTCGGTCTTGGTCTTGAGGACCGCCTCACTTCCAAAGTCGGGCTCCTCTCCGGTGGCCAGCGTCAGGCATTGACACTTCTGATGGCAACTTTAAAGAAGCCTCAGCTTCTTCTTCTGGATGAGCACACTGCTGCCCTTGATCCGAAGACTGCAGCCAAGGTTCTCGAGATCACAGACATGATCGTAACCCGCGATCATCTGACAACCATGATGATCACCCATAACATGCGTGATGCTATCACTCACGGCAACCGTCTGATCATGATGTGGGAGGGAAAGATCATTCTGGATATCCAGGGTGAAGAAAAGAAAAAGCTTACAGTCAAGGATCTTCTAGACAAATTCGAAGAAGCCAGCGGTGAAGAATTTTCCAACGATTCCGCACTTCTCAGCTAA
- a CDS encoding ABC transporter permease, with protein sequence MQIMSLMTALPGAAAQGLIWGIMAIGVYITFRILDIADLTVDGTLCTGGAVCIMMMLSGHNVWVSMLAATGAGLLAGLATGIFHTFMGIPAILAGILTQLSLYSVNLKIMGKANQAINVDKFNLLVSLRRVKGVVLTQNTLFIVAIMIVILIAVLYWFFGTELGCSLRATGCNPSMSRAQGINTDRNKVLGLMLSNGLVALSGALLTQYQGFADINMGRGSIVIGLAAVIIGEAIFSRIFRNFALKLLSVVFGSILYYLVLQIVIWMGIDTDLLKMLSALVVALFLAFPYWKGKYFTKAKQGGK encoded by the coding sequence ATGCAGATTATGAGTTTAATGACCGCACTTCCGGGAGCTGCCGCACAGGGGCTTATCTGGGGAATCATGGCGATCGGTGTGTACATTACATTCCGCATTCTTGATATTGCGGATCTTACCGTTGACGGAACTTTATGTACAGGCGGCGCTGTTTGTATCATGATGATGCTCAGCGGACACAATGTATGGGTGTCCATGCTGGCTGCAACAGGAGCAGGACTTCTGGCAGGTCTTGCCACCGGTATTTTTCATACCTTTATGGGCATCCCGGCTATCCTTGCCGGAATCCTGACACAACTTTCCCTTTACTCTGTTAACCTGAAAATCATGGGAAAAGCAAACCAGGCGATCAATGTTGATAAATTTAATCTTCTGGTATCCCTTCGACGTGTCAAGGGTGTTGTTCTGACACAGAATACGCTTTTTATCGTAGCAATTATGATCGTTATTCTGATTGCAGTCCTTTACTGGTTCTTCGGAACTGAACTCGGATGTTCCCTGCGTGCGACCGGATGTAATCCAAGTATGTCGCGTGCACAGGGTATCAACACAGATCGTAATAAGGTTCTGGGACTGATGCTTTCCAACGGACTTGTTGCTCTTTCCGGTGCTCTTCTCACACAGTATCAGGGATTTGCAGATATCAACATGGGACGTGGTTCCATCGTTATAGGTCTTGCTGCAGTAATTATCGGCGAAGCGATCTTCAGCCGTATTTTCCGCAACTTTGCACTGAAGCTGTTAAGCGTTGTATTTGGTTCTATTCTTTATTACCTGGTACTTCAGATTGTTATCTGGATGGGAATTGATACAGACCTTCTTAAAATGCTTTCCGCACTCGTCGTTGCATTGTTCCTTGCTTTCCCATACTGGAAGGGCAAATACTTTACAAAAGCCAAACAGGGAGGTAAATGA
- a CDS encoding ABC transporter substrate-binding protein encodes MKKRILTAVLAAALVTGTCAATVSAKEEKTYTIGICQLVQHDALDAATKGFEDAITEKMGDSVKFDEQNAQGDSNTCSTIINGFVSEGADLILANATASLQAAAAGTSDIPILGTAVTEYGVALGIDDFDGTVGGNISGTSDLAPLDEQADMLHELFPDAKNVGLLYCSAEPNSQYQVDTVKDALEKLGYTCEYYAFSDSNDLSSVVTTAANDSDVIYAPTDNTVASNTEIINNICLPAKVPVIAGEEGICKACGVATLSISYYDLGYKTGEMAVSILQDGKDISKMPIEYAPKFTKEYNKDICDELGIKIPDGYEAIETEETAE; translated from the coding sequence ATGAAAAAGCGTATTTTAACAGCTGTACTCGCAGCAGCTCTTGTAACAGGGACCTGTGCTGCAACAGTAAGCGCCAAAGAAGAAAAGACTTACACAATAGGTATCTGCCAGCTGGTCCAGCATGATGCACTGGATGCCGCAACCAAGGGCTTTGAGGATGCGATCACTGAGAAAATGGGGGATTCCGTAAAATTCGACGAGCAGAATGCACAGGGTGATTCTAATACCTGTTCTACCATTATCAACGGCTTTGTTTCAGAGGGGGCAGACCTGATCCTTGCAAACGCAACCGCATCTCTTCAGGCTGCAGCTGCCGGAACTTCCGATATCCCGATCCTCGGAACAGCCGTTACCGAGTACGGTGTCGCTCTTGGGATCGATGACTTTGACGGAACAGTAGGCGGGAACATTTCCGGTACTTCTGATCTTGCTCCTCTTGATGAGCAGGCCGATATGCTCCATGAGCTTTTCCCGGATGCAAAAAATGTCGGACTTCTCTACTGCTCAGCAGAGCCGAACTCCCAATATCAGGTAGATACTGTAAAAGATGCTCTTGAGAAGCTTGGTTATACCTGTGAATATTATGCATTCTCTGATTCCAACGATCTTTCATCCGTTGTTACCACAGCTGCCAATGACAGCGATGTGATCTATGCACCTACAGATAATACTGTAGCATCCAATACTGAGATCATCAACAACATCTGTCTCCCGGCAAAGGTTCCGGTAATCGCTGGTGAAGAAGGTATCTGCAAGGCATGCGGTGTTGCAACACTTTCCATCAGCTACTATGATCTTGGATACAAAACCGGCGAAATGGCAGTCAGCATCCTTCAGGATGGTAAAGATATCTCCAAAATGCCGATTGAATATGCACCAAAATTCACAAAAGAATACAACAAAGACATCTGTGACGAGCTTGGTATTAAAATTCCGGATGGATATGAAGCAATCGAAACAGAAGAAACAGCTGAATAA
- a CDS encoding N-acetylmuramoyl-L-alanine amidase, which produces MAYKIVLDAGHGGEDPGAVYKERKEKDDNLKLTLAVGKILEENGVDVVYTRTTDIYQTPFEKAKAANEAGADFFISFHRNSSSGPEQYNGVEVLVYDKKGIKYQMAQNILGALGELGFRELGVKERPGLVVLRRTKMPALLIETGFINSEKDNQLFEKKFEEIARSIADAILGTLNEETVEEPLYYRVQTGAFRNRENADRMLYQLTDQGFPAFILRENDLYKVQVGAYMQLGNAVNMEQRLRDRGYSTVIVTK; this is translated from the coding sequence ATGGCATATAAAATCGTTCTGGATGCCGGACACGGCGGAGAAGATCCAGGTGCTGTTTATAAAGAACGTAAGGAAAAGGATGACAATCTGAAACTGACCCTTGCGGTAGGAAAGATCCTGGAAGAGAACGGCGTGGATGTGGTTTATACCAGGACTACCGATATTTATCAGACTCCTTTTGAAAAAGCGAAAGCCGCAAATGAAGCCGGAGCAGATTTTTTTATTTCTTTTCATCGCAACAGTAGTTCCGGGCCCGAACAATACAATGGAGTTGAAGTATTAGTCTATGATAAGAAAGGCATTAAATATCAGATGGCACAGAATATCCTGGGAGCATTGGGGGAACTGGGGTTTCGGGAACTGGGCGTGAAAGAACGTCCCGGGCTGGTAGTGCTCCGGCGCACAAAAATGCCGGCACTTTTGATCGAGACCGGATTTATAAACTCGGAAAAGGATAATCAGCTTTTTGAAAAAAAATTCGAAGAGATTGCCAGAAGCATCGCAGATGCCATTCTGGGAACATTGAATGAGGAAACTGTGGAAGAACCATTATATTATCGAGTACAGACAGGAGCATTTCGAAACCGGGAAAACGCAGACCGGATGTTGTATCAGCTGACAGATCAGGGATTTCCGGCGTTTATCCTGAGAGAGAATGATCTTTACAAAGTTCAGGTAGGAGCATATATGCAGCTTGGAAATGCGGTCAATATGGAACAAAGGCTGAGGGACAGAGGATATAGCACAGTGATCGTTACAAAATAG
- a CDS encoding YdcF family protein gives MYEEFLKQIEDFMFIEDKPEKADVIFIPGNGYPQMAEKAAELYRNGFAPKILPSGRYSITAGRFTGVLDKKECYCGTYKTEWDFLKDVLMQNGVPEEAILKEDQATYTYENAIYSRQVTDREYLDIKKAILCCKTCHARRALMYYKLLYPDTEFFVSSCCVDSIDKNTWIMTNDGIDEVMGEITKIIKQFSLMLKKN, from the coding sequence ATGTACGAAGAGTTTCTGAAACAGATAGAAGATTTCATGTTTATAGAAGATAAGCCGGAAAAAGCGGATGTGATCTTTATTCCAGGAAACGGATATCCTCAAATGGCGGAAAAAGCAGCGGAGCTTTACAGGAATGGGTTTGCACCAAAGATCCTGCCCAGTGGAAGATACAGTATCACAGCAGGGAGATTTACAGGAGTTCTTGACAAGAAAGAATGTTATTGTGGGACATACAAAACGGAATGGGATTTTTTGAAAGATGTCCTGATGCAGAATGGTGTACCAGAGGAAGCAATCCTGAAAGAAGATCAGGCAACCTATACTTATGAGAATGCAATTTATTCCCGACAGGTAACAGACAGAGAATACCTGGATATCAAAAAGGCGATTCTCTGCTGTAAAACCTGTCATGCAAGGCGTGCATTGATGTATTACAAGTTGCTTTATCCGGATACGGAATTCTTTGTGAGTTCATGTTGTGTGGATTCTATAGATAAAAATACGTGGATTATGACAAATGATGGAATTGATGAAGTAATGGGGGAAATAACTAAAATAATTAAACAATTTTCATTGATGCTCAAAAAAAATTAA
- a CDS encoding TIGR04086 family membrane protein → MKGKAILRSLLLAYGVTGLFLLILAFLLFQFEFGGGTAAVGIIIIYVVSCLAGGFMAGKIIRKDRYIWGIVTGLSYYVLLLLVSFLAQGKWDMTFAHALTTFFMCLGGGAIGGMLS, encoded by the coding sequence ATGAAGGGAAAAGCAATATTACGATCATTGCTGCTGGCCTATGGAGTGACAGGACTTTTTCTTCTGATACTGGCATTTTTGCTCTTTCAGTTTGAATTTGGAGGAGGGACGGCGGCGGTAGGGATCATTATTATTTATGTGGTATCCTGCCTGGCCGGAGGTTTTATGGCGGGAAAGATCATACGGAAAGACCGATATATTTGGGGGATCGTTACCGGGCTTTCTTATTATGTTCTGCTGCTTCTGGTATCTTTTCTGGCACAGGGGAAATGGGATATGACCTTTGCCCATGCGTTGACTACTTTTTTTATGTGTCTTGGTGGCGGAGCCATTGGTGGGATGCTGTCGTAA
- the scfA gene encoding six-cysteine ranthipeptide SCIFF, which translates to MEHIKTLNTKNLQNTVKKGGCGECQTSCQSACKTSCTVGNQSCEHK; encoded by the coding sequence ATGGAACATATCAAGACATTAAATACAAAGAACCTTCAGAACACGGTTAAGAAGGGTGGATGTGGCGAATGTCAGACATCCTGTCAGTCTGCTTGCAAGACTTCCTGTACAGTAGGAAACCAGAGCTGCGAGCATAAATAA
- the scfB gene encoding thioether cross-link-forming SCIFF peptide maturase, with amino-acid sequence MSLIHRYQSNGYNIVLDINSGCIHLVDEITYEVLPYLEEGMEADAIAEKLGDRFKKEDVETSVTECKKLQEQGMLFTKDIYENIIDEFTKNRQTVVKALCLHIAHDCNLACRYCFAEEGEYHGRRALMSFEVGKKALDFLIANSGSRKNLEVDFFGGEPLMNWQVVKDLVKYGREQEKLHNKKFRFTLTTNGVLLNDEVMEFCNKEMGNVVLSVDGRKEVHDYMRPFRKGAGSYDLIMPKFEKFAESRNQDKYYVRGTFTHHNLDFSQDVLHLADLGFKQISVEPVVAADTEEYAIREEDIPQILEQYDILAKEMIRREKEGKGFNFFHFMIDLTGGPCVYKRLSGCGSGTEYLAVTPWGDFYPCHQFVGEEQYLMGNVDEGITKPEIVKDFGRCNVYTKPDCKDCFARFYCSGGCAANGYHFGGDIRGNYKIGCELQRKRVECAIMIKAALAE; translated from the coding sequence ATGAGTCTGATTCACCGTTATCAAAGTAATGGATATAATATTGTGCTGGATATCAACAGTGGCTGTATCCACCTTGTAGATGAAATAACCTATGAGGTACTGCCATATCTTGAAGAAGGCATGGAAGCGGATGCCATAGCTGAGAAGCTTGGCGACCGTTTTAAGAAAGAGGATGTGGAAACATCTGTAACTGAATGTAAGAAGCTTCAGGAACAGGGAATGCTTTTTACAAAAGATATTTATGAGAATATTATTGATGAATTTACCAAAAACCGCCAGACTGTTGTAAAGGCTCTTTGTCTTCATATTGCTCATGACTGTAATCTGGCATGCAGATACTGTTTTGCAGAAGAAGGAGAGTATCACGGAAGACGTGCACTGATGTCCTTTGAAGTAGGAAAAAAGGCTTTGGATTTCCTGATCGCTAATTCCGGCTCCAGAAAGAATCTGGAAGTGGATTTCTTTGGCGGCGAGCCTCTTATGAACTGGCAGGTCGTAAAGGATCTTGTGAAATACGGAAGAGAACAGGAGAAACTTCATAACAAAAAATTCCGCTTCACACTGACAACCAACGGCGTTCTTTTAAATGATGAGGTGATGGAATTCTGCAATAAGGAGATGGGAAATGTAGTCTTAAGCGTGGACGGCAGAAAAGAAGTCCATGATTACATGCGCCCGTTCCGTAAGGGTGCAGGAAGCTATGATCTGATCATGCCGAAATTTGAGAAATTTGCGGAATCCAGAAATCAGGACAAGTATTATGTAAGAGGAACCTTTACTCATCATAATCTTGATTTTTCTCAGGATGTTCTGCATCTGGCTGACCTTGGCTTCAAACAGATTTCTGTTGAGCCGGTTGTGGCAGCAGATACAGAAGAGTATGCGATCCGTGAGGAGGACATCCCACAGATTCTGGAACAGTATGACATTCTTGCAAAAGAAATGATCAGAAGAGAAAAAGAAGGAAAAGGATTCAACTTCTTCCACTTTATGATAGACCTTACCGGTGGTCCGTGTGTATATAAACGACTTTCCGGATGCGGCTCAGGAACCGAGTACCTGGCTGTTACTCCGTGGGGAGATTTTTATCCATGCCACCAGTTTGTTGGTGAGGAACAGTACCTTATGGGTAATGTAGACGAGGGAATCACAAAGCCTGAAATCGTAAAAGACTTTGGAAGATGTAACGTCTATACGAAACCGGACTGTAAAGACTGTTTTGCCAGATTCTACTGCAGCGGCGGCTGTGCGGCAAATGGTTACCACTTCGGCGGAGATATCCGGGGGAATTATAAGATCGGATGCGAACTCCAGAGGAAGCGTGTGGAGTGCGCTATCATGATAAAAGCCGCTTTGGCGGAATAA
- the secD gene encoding protein translocase subunit SecD: MKKSRGIAVLLLTAIVTVFFCYVAAVGIGPTGTGSAKNINTGLDLAGGVSITYQAKDSNPSKEDMSDTVYKMQQRVSQYSTEAQAYQEGSNRITIEIPGVSDANAILEELGKPGSLYFIDQTDADGNKNFTTGNSESGYVLARSIEDIQKAGSVVLEGTDVADAEGGAYQDSSTSSQKYAVSLTLTKNGKTKFAEATKANVGKQIAIVYDDQVLSAPNVNEEISGGKAQITGMASTEEAQNLASYIRIGSLSLELTELRSSVVAAQLGEEAIATSVKAGAIGLVIVMLIMIIAYRIPGLVASIALVLYTTLMLITLNAFDITLTLPGIAGIILGIGMAVDANVIIYARIREEIAAGLSVHAAIKSGFSKAFSAIFDGNITTLIAACVLMWLGSGSVKGFAYTLAMGIVISMFTALVISRLVINAVYAIGVRDPKFYGIAKERKVVDFIGKRKIFFVVSIILILCGPVGMLVHSNVIGDKAMNYSLEFSGGTSTNVTFNKEMDIKEIDSEVTPVVEAVTGDKNVQPTKVQGTNQVVIKTRSLDLKEREALNKALEENFDVDTSLITSENISATVSNEMRRDAIVAVIVAAIFMLLYIWFRFKDIRFASSAVLALLHDVLVVLAFYVISRTSVGNTFIACMLTIVGYSINATIVIFDRIRENMRGRKKVEDEKLKEIVNTSVTETLTRSIYTSLTTFVMVAILYVMGVSSIKEFAAPLMVGIIGGAYSSVCITGALWYTMKTFRKNRVAAPAAAAASTKTSAEKSEKKVKQPSGQQTVQQQPKKKNRKRVAERLAAQEAAKQQNDEEKSE, from the coding sequence ATGAAGAAAAGTAGAGGAATTGCAGTGCTGCTTCTGACAGCAATTGTCACAGTATTCTTCTGCTATGTGGCTGCGGTAGGCATTGGTCCTACAGGAACAGGTTCGGCTAAGAACATCAATACCGGACTTGATCTTGCCGGCGGTGTCAGCATCACATACCAGGCTAAGGACAGCAATCCGAGCAAGGAAGATATGTCCGATACTGTTTACAAGATGCAGCAGCGTGTTTCTCAGTACAGTACTGAGGCACAGGCATATCAGGAAGGTTCCAACCGTATCACTATTGAGATTCCAGGAGTATCAGATGCAAATGCGATCCTGGAAGAACTTGGAAAGCCAGGTTCTCTGTATTTTATCGATCAGACAGATGCAGACGGAAACAAGAATTTTACAACAGGAAACAGTGAGAGTGGATATGTTCTTGCAAGAAGTATTGAGGATATCCAGAAAGCCGGATCTGTTGTACTGGAAGGTACAGACGTTGCAGACGCTGAGGGAGGTGCTTATCAGGATTCATCCACAAGCTCCCAGAAATATGCAGTCAGCCTGACTCTTACAAAGAATGGAAAAACCAAATTTGCGGAAGCTACCAAGGCAAATGTTGGAAAGCAGATTGCAATCGTATATGACGATCAGGTTTTAAGCGCTCCGAATGTAAATGAGGAGATTTCCGGTGGAAAAGCGCAGATCACCGGAATGGCAAGTACAGAAGAGGCACAGAATCTTGCTTCTTACATAAGAATCGGTTCTTTAAGTCTTGAGCTTACCGAACTTCGTTCCAGCGTAGTTGCTGCACAGCTTGGTGAAGAAGCCATTGCAACAAGTGTAAAAGCCGGAGCTATCGGTCTTGTGATCGTTATGCTGATCATGATCATCGCATACCGTATTCCAGGTCTGGTTGCATCTATTGCACTGGTTCTTTATACAACCTTAATGCTGATCACACTGAATGCCTTTGATATCACCCTTACGCTTCCGGGTATTGCAGGTATCATCCTGGGCATTGGTATGGCAGTGGATGCCAATGTTATCATTTACGCCAGAATCCGTGAGGAGATTGCGGCAGGTCTTTCTGTCCATGCAGCAATCAAAAGTGGATTCAGCAAAGCGTTTTCCGCTATTTTTGATGGAAACATCACAACACTGATTGCGGCTTGTGTGCTGATGTGGCTGGGCTCCGGTTCTGTTAAGGGATTTGCCTACACACTGGCAATGGGTATCGTGATCTCCATGTTTACAGCACTGGTCATATCCAGGCTTGTTATTAATGCGGTATATGCAATTGGCGTTCGTGACCCGAAATTCTATGGTATTGCCAAGGAACGTAAGGTTGTGGATTTCATTGGAAAGAGAAAAATCTTCTTTGTTGTTTCAATTATCCTGATCCTTTGCGGGCCTGTAGGAATGCTGGTCCACAGTAATGTGATCGGGGACAAAGCAATGAATTACAGTCTGGAGTTTTCTGGTGGTACTTCTACCAATGTAACCTTCAATAAAGAGATGGATATCAAGGAAATCGATTCCGAGGTAACACCGGTTGTTGAGGCAGTGACAGGTGATAAGAATGTACAGCCGACCAAGGTGCAGGGAACCAATCAGGTTGTGATCAAAACACGTTCTCTGGATCTTAAGGAACGTGAAGCACTGAATAAGGCATTGGAGGAAAATTTTGATGTAGATACAAGTCTGATCACATCGGAGAATATTTCCGCTACTGTCAGCAATGAGATGAGAAGAGACGCTATCGTAGCGGTTATCGTAGCTGCGATCTTCATGCTTCTTTACATCTGGTTCCGCTTCAAGGATATCCGCTTTGCAAGCAGTGCAGTACTTGCACTTCTTCATGATGTTCTGGTCGTACTTGCGTTTTATGTTATTTCCAGAACATCTGTAGGAAATACATTTATTGCGTGTATGCTGACAATCGTAGGTTATTCCATCAATGCTACCATTGTCATCTTCGACCGTATCCGTGAGAATATGAGAGGCAGAAAGAAAGTTGAGGATGAGAAACTGAAAGAGATCGTAAATACAAGTGTTACAGAGACTTTGACACGAAGCATTTACACATCCCTGACAACGTTTGTAATGGTTGCAATTCTTTATGTAATGGGTGTTTCTTCAATTAAAGAGTTTGCAGCACCGTTGATGGTAGGTATCATCGGCGGAGCATATTCCTCTGTATGCATCACAGGTGCTCTGTGGTACACTATGAAAACATTCAGAAAAAATCGTGTTGCCGCACCGGCAGCTGCAGCAGCTTCAACTAAGACTTCTGCCGAGAAATCCGAGAAAAAGGTAAAACAGCCATCCGGACAGCAGACAGTTCAGCAGCAGCCGAAGAAGAAAAACCGTAAAAGAGTTGCCGAGCGTCTTGCAGCGCAGGAGGCAGCAAAGCAGCAGAATGATGAGGAGAAATCTGAATAA